The Muntiacus reevesi chromosome 7, mMunRee1.1, whole genome shotgun sequence genome includes a region encoding these proteins:
- the OR4K13 gene encoding olfactory receptor 4K13: MEKTNHSVVSEFILLGLSKSQNLQILFFLGFSVVYGGIVLGNLLILVTVIFDSCLHTPMYFLLINLSCIDMILASFATPKMIVDFLRDRKTISWWGCYSQMFFMHLLGGSEMMLLVAMAIDRYVAICKPLHYMTIMSPRVLIGLLLSSYAVGFVHSASQMAFMLNLPFCGPNVVDSFFCDLPLVIKLACEDTYVLQLLVIADSGLLSLVCFLLLLVSYTVIIYSVRQHTASGSAKAFSTLSAHITVVTLFFAPCVFIYVWPFSRYSIDKILSVFYTIFTPLLNPIIYTLRNQEVKAAIRKIKTRHTNSKHTL; encoded by the coding sequence ATGGAAAAGACAAACCATTCAGTGGTATCTGAGTTCATTTTGCTGGGACTTTCCAAATCTCAGAATCTtcagattttattctttctgggaTTCTCTGTGGTCTATGGAGGGATTGTGTTGGGAAACCTCCTCATCTTAGTCACTGTGATCTTTGACTCATGCCTTCACACACCAATGTATTTTCTGCTTATCAATCTCTCCTGTATTGATATGATCCTGGCTTCTTTTGCTACCCCTAAGATGATTGTAGATTTCCTCCGAGACCGGAAGACCATCTCCTGGTGGGGATGTTATTCTCAGATGTTCTTCATGCACCTCCTAGGTGGGAGTGAGATGATGTTGCTTGTTGCCATGGCAATAGACAGATATGTTGCCATATGCAAACCCCTCCATTACATGACCATCATGAGCCCACGAGTGCTCATTGGGCTACTGTTATCCTCCTACGCAGTTGGATTTGTGCACTCAGCTAGTCAAATGGCTTTCATGTTGAATTTGCCTTTCTGTGGTCCCAATGTGGTGGACAGCTTTTTCTGTGACCTACCCCTTGTGATCAAACTTGCCTGCGAGGACACCTATGTGCTCCAACTCCTGGTCATTGCTGACAGTGGCCTCCTGTCGCTGgtctgcttcctcctcctgctcGTCTCCTACACGGTGATCATTTACTCTGTTAGGCAGCACACTGCCAGTGGTTCCGCTAAGGCTTTCTCCACTCTCTCAGCACACATCACAGTAGTGACTCTGTTCTTTGCCCCTTGTGTCTTTATCTATGTATGGCCCTTCAGCAGATACTCCATAGATAAAattctttctgtgttttatacGATTTTCACACCTCTCTTAAATCCTATTATTTATACGTTAAGGAATCAAGAGGTAAAAGCAGCCATTAGGAAGATAAAGACTCGACATACAAATTCAAAGCACACTTTGTAG